A single genomic interval of Paralichthys olivaceus isolate ysfri-2021 chromosome 7, ASM2471397v2, whole genome shotgun sequence harbors:
- the LOC109624087 gene encoding 1-phosphatidylinositol 4,5-bisphosphate phosphodiesterase zeta-1-like isoform X2 yields the protein MKKVKPPSSRRAEIQHLYESYASGQSTLPACDLVRFLHKEQMELTANQETAESLIERYEIEETARESRCLTFEGFLRYMESKDCCVFDQTHASVYQDMDQPLTSYFISSSHNTYLTGDQLVGKSHLDAYVCALRKGCRCLEIDCWDGPDMEPVVYHGYTLTTKILFRDVIKTVEQHAFEVSACPVILSLENHCSKEQQEVMAQYLISILGEKLLRAPLDHLTTGDLPSPNDLKYKILIKNKKLKNKAEGASGTEIEESVDEGEDGDEEDEEDEDFQTTSKFWSARKAGPKKKKVVVAKVLSDLVIYTTSVKFVSFSYSKDNQSCYENTSLAEKKACKLARSSGADFVQHNQKFLCGYTLKPAVLMSSQRSFDPSCSQHRLKATHLLLKVISGSNLPIPRSGKALDPFVRVEINGIASDSCRKNTHTVKHNSLTPHWDTDMIFNISVPELCLVRFCVRDHTGFLSSDFVGQYTLPFSSLKKGYRWVPLLSRDGCSLDPASLFVFVWYS from the exons ATGAAGAAAGTCAAGCCCCCCTCCTCCAGGAGAGCTGAAATCCAGCATCTGTACGAAAGCTACGCCTCAGGCCAGAGCACTTTGCCTGCATGTGACCTCGTCAGGTTCCTCCACAAGGAGCAGATGGAGCTCACAGCAAACCAAGAGACGGCAGAGAGTCTGATTGAAAGATATGAGATTGAGGAAACGG CCAGAGAAAGCAGGTGCTTGACATTTGAGGGATTCCTCAGGTACATGGAGTCCAAAGACTGCTGCGTGTTCGACCAGACCCACGCATCCGTGTACCAAGACATGGATCAGCCTCTCACCAGCTACTTCATCTCCTCATCACACAACACCTACCTGACTGGAGACCAGCTCGTAGGAAAAAGCCACCTGGATGCTTATGTTTG tgcTCTGAGGAAAGGCTGTCGCTGTCTGGAGATTGACTGCTGGGATGGACCAGATATGGAGCCTGTCGTCTACCACGGCTACACACTGACCACAAAGATTCTCTTTAGGGATGTCATCAAAACTGTGGAGCAACATGCCTTCGAG GTGTCTGCCTGCCCGGTTATCCTGTCGTTGGAAAACCATTGCTCCAAGGAGCAGCAAGAGGTCATGGCCCAGTACCTCATCTCTATCCTTGGGGAGAAGCTGCTGAGAGCTCCCTTGGATCATCTGACCACTGGAGACCTCCCAAGCCCAAAT GACCTGAAGTATAAGATCCTCATCAAGAATAAAAAGCTCAAGAATAAGGCAGAAGGTGCATCAGGGACAGAGATAGAGGAGAGCGTAGATGAAGGtgaggatggtgatgaggaggatgaagaagacgaGGATTTTCAAACCACGTCAAAGTTCTGGTCTGCGAGAAAGGCAGGGccaaagaagaaa AAGGTGGTGGTGGCCAAAGTTTTATCTGACTTGGTCATTTACACAACGTCTGTCAAGTTCGTCAGCTTCAGTTACTCTAAGGACAATCAGAGCTGCTACGAGAACACGTCTCTGGCAGAGAAGAAAGCATGCAAGCTCGCCAGATCCTCAG GTGCAGATTTTGTTCAGCACAACCAGAAGTTCCTCTGC GGGTACACCCTGAAGCCGGCGGTGCTCATGTCCAGTCAGAGGAGCTTTGATCCCAGCTGTAGCCAGCACAGACTCAAAGCCACTCACTTGCTACTCAAG GTGATCAGTGGGTCCAACCTTCCTATCCCCCGGAGCGGCAAAGCTCTGGACCCCTTCGTCAGAGTGGAGATTAATGGGATTGCATCTGACTcctgcagaaaaaacacacacactgtcaaacaCAATT CTCTGACTCCTCACTGGGACACCGACATGATCTTCAACATCAGCGTCCCCGAGCTCTGCCTCGTCCGCTTCTGTGTGCGAGATCACACCGGCTTCCTCAGTAGTGACTTTGTGGGCCAGTACACTCTGCCCTTCAGCAGCCTGAAGAAAG GCTATCGCTGGGTACCTCTCCTGTCCCGAGACGGATGCAGTCTGGATCCAgcctccctctttgtctttgtctggtATTCCTAA
- the LOC109624087 gene encoding 1-phosphatidylinositol 4,5-bisphosphate phosphodiesterase zeta-1-like isoform X1, with the protein MKKVKPPSSRRAEIQHLYESYASGQSTLPACDLVRFLHKEQMELTANQETAESLIERYEIEETARESRCLTFEGFLRYMESKDCCVFDQTHASVYQDMDQPLTSYFISSSHNTYLTGDQLVGKSHLDAYVCALRKGCRCLEIDCWDGPDMEPVVYHGYTLTTKILFRDVIKTVEQHAFEVSACPVILSLENHCSKEQQEVMAQYLISILGEKLLRAPLDHLTTGDLPSPNDLKYKILIKNKKLKNKAEGASGTEIEESVDEGEDGDEEDEEDEDFQTTSKFWSARKAGPKKKKVVVAKVLSDLVIYTTSVKFVSFSYSKDNQSCYENTSLAEKKACKLARSSGADFVQHNQKFLCRIYPAASRTSSSNYNPQEFWNVGSQLVALNFQSLGLPMDLNDGRFQDNGGCGYTLKPAVLMSSQRSFDPSCSQHRLKATHLLLKVISGSNLPIPRSGKALDPFVRVEINGIASDSCRKNTHTVKHNSLTPHWDTDMIFNISVPELCLVRFCVRDHTGFLSSDFVGQYTLPFSSLKKGYRWVPLLSRDGCSLDPASLFVFVWYS; encoded by the exons ATGAAGAAAGTCAAGCCCCCCTCCTCCAGGAGAGCTGAAATCCAGCATCTGTACGAAAGCTACGCCTCAGGCCAGAGCACTTTGCCTGCATGTGACCTCGTCAGGTTCCTCCACAAGGAGCAGATGGAGCTCACAGCAAACCAAGAGACGGCAGAGAGTCTGATTGAAAGATATGAGATTGAGGAAACGG CCAGAGAAAGCAGGTGCTTGACATTTGAGGGATTCCTCAGGTACATGGAGTCCAAAGACTGCTGCGTGTTCGACCAGACCCACGCATCCGTGTACCAAGACATGGATCAGCCTCTCACCAGCTACTTCATCTCCTCATCACACAACACCTACCTGACTGGAGACCAGCTCGTAGGAAAAAGCCACCTGGATGCTTATGTTTG tgcTCTGAGGAAAGGCTGTCGCTGTCTGGAGATTGACTGCTGGGATGGACCAGATATGGAGCCTGTCGTCTACCACGGCTACACACTGACCACAAAGATTCTCTTTAGGGATGTCATCAAAACTGTGGAGCAACATGCCTTCGAG GTGTCTGCCTGCCCGGTTATCCTGTCGTTGGAAAACCATTGCTCCAAGGAGCAGCAAGAGGTCATGGCCCAGTACCTCATCTCTATCCTTGGGGAGAAGCTGCTGAGAGCTCCCTTGGATCATCTGACCACTGGAGACCTCCCAAGCCCAAAT GACCTGAAGTATAAGATCCTCATCAAGAATAAAAAGCTCAAGAATAAGGCAGAAGGTGCATCAGGGACAGAGATAGAGGAGAGCGTAGATGAAGGtgaggatggtgatgaggaggatgaagaagacgaGGATTTTCAAACCACGTCAAAGTTCTGGTCTGCGAGAAAGGCAGGGccaaagaagaaa AAGGTGGTGGTGGCCAAAGTTTTATCTGACTTGGTCATTTACACAACGTCTGTCAAGTTCGTCAGCTTCAGTTACTCTAAGGACAATCAGAGCTGCTACGAGAACACGTCTCTGGCAGAGAAGAAAGCATGCAAGCTCGCCAGATCCTCAG GTGCAGATTTTGTTCAGCACAACCAGAAGTTCCTCTGCAGGATTTACCCAGCAGCCTCCAGGACGTCTTCGTCCAACTACAACCCACAGGAGTTTTGGAACGTCGGCTCTCAGCTGG TGGCTCTCAATTTCCAGTCTCTGGGCTTGCCTATGGACCTTAATGACGGCCGTTTCCAGGACAACGGAGGCTGCGGGTACACCCTGAAGCCGGCGGTGCTCATGTCCAGTCAGAGGAGCTTTGATCCCAGCTGTAGCCAGCACAGACTCAAAGCCACTCACTTGCTACTCAAG GTGATCAGTGGGTCCAACCTTCCTATCCCCCGGAGCGGCAAAGCTCTGGACCCCTTCGTCAGAGTGGAGATTAATGGGATTGCATCTGACTcctgcagaaaaaacacacacactgtcaaacaCAATT CTCTGACTCCTCACTGGGACACCGACATGATCTTCAACATCAGCGTCCCCGAGCTCTGCCTCGTCCGCTTCTGTGTGCGAGATCACACCGGCTTCCTCAGTAGTGACTTTGTGGGCCAGTACACTCTGCCCTTCAGCAGCCTGAAGAAAG GCTATCGCTGGGTACCTCTCCTGTCCCGAGACGGATGCAGTCTGGATCCAgcctccctctttgtctttgtctggtATTCCTAA